A window from Streptomyces sp. NBC_00335 encodes these proteins:
- a CDS encoding serine/threonine-protein kinase — MAQDEVRGRVVVAGRYRLEDRLGRGGMGTVWRATDELLGRPVAVKELHVGEGDGDGVAAGALREARAVAQVRHPHVVVVHDVVEHDGRPCIVMELVDGGSLADLVSAGKTLTPVETARTALALLGALTAAHGRGVLHRDVKPANVLMESGTGRVVLTDFGIARFSGATTISQTGAFVGSPEYTAPERIQGAAAGPAADLWSLGTLMCTALTGESPFRRDSLGGVLHAVVSAEIRPPAQAGPLLPVIRGLLERDPERRMAAAEADRLLSAYLAGGSPVPGGDSPVPADRVPVPADGVPASVPAPSSVPASASEGLTAPAVPPRPTARQRVAGRSGLRLGLIAAAAVLVAAGVVVGADPLRSLLGGEESGRGSRSAVATPDGSATLPAPLPSPPGGAGSTPSAVGGTLSVPPSGYRTFADPQGFAIAVPEGYQRATDDQRVFYVSPDGAFRIGIRVKMPVPGGPLGVMRQAHAKGPDTNPGYRAGTVVSTTHHELPAALWEFTWNGFTPAEGDRHTYDLCWDQNGRMYDIWVSAPVGELIQAKRHFDTAVATFVPGVPGSVTP, encoded by the coding sequence GTGGCACAGGACGAGGTGCGCGGCAGAGTCGTGGTGGCCGGGCGGTACCGCCTGGAGGACAGGCTGGGCCGGGGCGGTATGGGTACCGTCTGGCGGGCCACCGACGAACTGCTCGGGCGTCCGGTCGCCGTCAAGGAACTGCACGTGGGCGAGGGTGACGGTGACGGCGTGGCCGCGGGGGCGCTGCGCGAGGCGCGGGCCGTGGCGCAGGTGCGGCACCCCCACGTCGTCGTGGTCCACGACGTCGTCGAACACGACGGGCGCCCCTGCATCGTCATGGAACTGGTCGACGGCGGTTCGCTCGCCGACCTGGTCTCCGCCGGGAAGACCCTCACCCCGGTCGAGACGGCCAGGACCGCCCTCGCCCTGCTCGGCGCCCTGACCGCGGCGCACGGCCGGGGCGTGCTGCACCGGGACGTGAAGCCGGCCAACGTCCTCATGGAGTCGGGGACCGGCCGGGTGGTGCTCACCGACTTCGGCATTGCCCGCTTCTCCGGGGCCACCACCATCAGCCAGACGGGTGCCTTCGTCGGCTCGCCCGAGTACACGGCTCCCGAGCGGATCCAGGGAGCCGCGGCCGGGCCGGCCGCCGACCTGTGGTCGCTCGGCACGCTCATGTGCACCGCGCTGACCGGGGAATCCCCCTTCCGTCGCGATTCGCTGGGCGGCGTCCTGCATGCCGTCGTCTCCGCCGAGATCCGCCCGCCCGCCCAGGCCGGGCCGCTCCTGCCGGTCATCCGGGGCCTGCTGGAACGCGACCCGGAGCGGCGGATGGCGGCGGCCGAGGCGGACCGGCTGCTGTCGGCTTATCTGGCCGGGGGGAGTCCCGTGCCGGGCGGGGACAGCCCCGTACCGGCCGACCGTGTGCCCGTACCCGCCGACGGGGTCCCGGCCTCCGTGCCCGCCCCCTCCTCCGTGCCCGCCTCCGCCTCCGAGGGGCTGACCGCCCCGGCCGTGCCCCCGCGCCCGACGGCCCGCCAGCGGGTCGCCGGGCGGTCGGGCCTGCGCCTCGGGCTGATCGCGGCCGCCGCCGTGCTGGTGGCGGCCGGGGTGGTGGTGGGCGCCGACCCGCTGCGCTCACTGCTCGGTGGGGAGGAGTCGGGGCGCGGATCGCGGAGTGCGGTGGCGACCCCCGACGGCTCCGCGACCCTGCCCGCGCCCCTGCCCTCGCCCCCGGGCGGGGCCGGCTCCACCCCGAGTGCGGTGGGTGGGACCCTGAGCGTGCCGCCCTCCGGGTACCGGACCTTCGCCGACCCGCAGGGCTTCGCCATCGCCGTGCCCGAGGGGTACCAGCGGGCCACCGACGACCAACGGGTCTTCTACGTCTCCCCGGACGGGGCTTTCCGCATCGGGATCCGGGTGAAGATGCCGGTGCCCGGCGGCCCGCTCGGCGTGATGCGACAGGCCCACGCCAAGGGCCCGGACACCAACCCGGGCTACCGCGCCGGCACGGTCGTCTCCACGACCCACCACGAACTTCCGGCGGCACTGTGGGAGTTCACCTGGAACGGCTTCACCCCGGCCGAGGGAGACCGGCACACCTACGACCTCTGCTGGGACCAGAACGGCCGGATGTACGACATCTGGGTCTCCGCCCCGGTGGGTGAACTCATCCAAGCAAAGCGTCACTTCGACACCGCCGTGGCCACCTTCGTACCCGGCGTACCAGGCTCCGTCACCCCCTGA
- a CDS encoding NACHT domain-containing protein, producing MEPTAIGLKLATSVIGPLVRKFFVSDAPGAGLVDKPVRLSGYVSFKGEKRTLTESDVRTLAATLVQQALSTGERRIPADEQEAVTDALAATLHALGDLTITDVDAVRLGPEAFARELRRAADRPERHLSADATHVYEALLGLASLHILEFFTQRKTFTARALVSQTRAMDELTSKTDELIRRTPLPDAADVAFEATYLPYVAKKHSKLTIYGIDLSNSPTRWPLDVAYLSLEAAPLGRTEISWDAYETAEDFLAVQRTLEPQPADQALARTPRVLLRGEAGSGKTTLVQWLAVTAAQQDRTDLPAYLRDRIPFVLPLRTLTRHGERLPAPKDFLAAIGCPLTGSQPAGWEHRVLTAGRGLVLVDGIDEIPEPERERTRRWLRDLIDTYDGDNRWLVTSRPSAVGQDWLTEEGFSELALSSMGRADTATFIKRWHAAARGGAESAAELDAYEAQLLTAVRSKADLGMLATNPLMCGLICALHRDRRGYLPHGRKDLYEAALSMLISRRDRERDMNVPDLREEPQLELLQRLAYWLIKNGRTEMDRTQAEDIIGRALPAVPEAAALGDPSAVFDHFLQRSGLLSEPAPGTVDFIHRTFQDFLGARAAVEEGDFGLLASHAADDQWEDVIRMAVALARPRERVTLFEGLLSLGDRTGDRRVHLLAAACLEHATTLEPAVREAVEGRITRLITPRDRFDARDLGTWGPLVLDLLPGPDGLDESDCYYTVIAASRVASDAAIPFLARYSGHPSLKVRSQLMWAWSRFDSALYADEVIAHLDPDGLDYSITSDAQLLHLERLNLRAKALDVRKAVSVEALTSHLSRNKITKLQLTSLPLTDLEFLRAQSDLTSFSALSCPALADLSPLIGLPISRLAIEGSTTMDLSPLNRLPTLTHLWLSGGVPLDWSPESLHPRAPLHHLNMTEGAVSEQGLKGLSRFAALTSLTYRSDRTSAEDWQEMAELPALRTLALEAVSLETLPPDVVLAQVTALALHDDGGTSAAQQVLDRLPHAFPALVSGVYSGALTPGLDVSPLGDIVSLESFDIDLPTDMLQGVASLPSRLTISQER from the coding sequence GTGGAACCCACAGCCATCGGCCTCAAGTTGGCAACGTCCGTGATCGGCCCGCTCGTCAGGAAGTTCTTCGTCTCGGACGCCCCGGGCGCGGGTCTGGTCGACAAGCCGGTCCGGCTCTCCGGATACGTCTCGTTCAAGGGTGAGAAGCGCACCCTCACCGAGTCCGACGTACGCACCCTGGCCGCCACCCTCGTACAGCAGGCCCTCAGCACAGGCGAACGCCGGATCCCGGCGGACGAGCAGGAGGCCGTCACCGACGCCCTCGCCGCGACCCTGCATGCCCTGGGCGACCTCACGATCACGGACGTCGACGCCGTCCGCCTCGGCCCGGAGGCCTTCGCCCGCGAACTGCGCCGCGCGGCCGACCGCCCGGAGCGCCACCTCTCGGCCGACGCCACGCACGTCTACGAAGCCCTGCTCGGCCTCGCCTCCCTGCACATCCTGGAGTTCTTCACCCAGCGCAAGACCTTCACGGCCCGTGCCCTGGTCAGCCAGACCCGAGCGATGGACGAACTCACATCAAAAACTGATGAGTTGATCCGCCGCACCCCGCTCCCCGACGCGGCGGACGTCGCGTTCGAGGCCACGTACCTGCCGTACGTGGCCAAGAAGCACTCCAAGCTCACCATCTACGGCATCGACCTCAGCAATTCACCGACGCGCTGGCCGCTGGACGTTGCCTACCTCAGCCTGGAGGCGGCGCCACTGGGGCGCACGGAGATCTCCTGGGACGCCTACGAGACCGCGGAGGACTTCCTCGCGGTGCAGCGGACCCTGGAACCCCAGCCCGCGGATCAGGCGCTGGCCCGCACCCCCCGCGTCCTCCTGCGGGGCGAGGCCGGTTCGGGAAAGACCACGCTCGTGCAGTGGCTTGCGGTCACCGCCGCACAGCAGGACCGCACGGACCTGCCGGCGTACCTCCGCGACCGGATCCCCTTCGTACTCCCCCTGCGCACGCTCACCCGCCACGGCGAACGGCTCCCGGCCCCCAAGGACTTCCTCGCCGCGATCGGCTGCCCCCTCACCGGCTCCCAGCCCGCCGGATGGGAGCACCGGGTGCTCACCGCCGGGCGGGGGCTGGTCCTCGTGGACGGCATCGACGAGATACCGGAGCCCGAGCGCGAGCGGACCCGTCGCTGGCTGCGGGACCTGATCGACACGTACGACGGCGACAACCGCTGGCTGGTCACCTCGCGCCCGTCGGCCGTGGGCCAGGACTGGCTCACGGAAGAAGGGTTCAGCGAACTGGCCCTGTCCTCCATGGGACGCGCCGACACCGCCACCTTCATCAAGCGCTGGCACGCGGCCGCCCGCGGCGGGGCCGAGTCCGCAGCCGAACTCGATGCGTACGAGGCCCAGCTCCTCACCGCCGTCCGCTCGAAGGCCGACCTCGGCATGTTGGCCACCAACCCCCTGATGTGCGGCCTGATCTGCGCGCTTCACCGCGATCGACGCGGCTATCTCCCTCACGGCCGCAAGGACTTGTACGAGGCCGCGCTATCGATGCTGATCAGCCGCCGCGACCGGGAGCGGGACATGAACGTCCCCGACCTCAGGGAGGAGCCTCAACTGGAGCTGCTCCAACGCCTGGCCTACTGGCTGATCAAGAACGGCCGTACGGAAATGGACCGCACCCAGGCCGAGGACATCATCGGCCGCGCCCTCCCCGCCGTCCCGGAGGCGGCGGCACTGGGTGATCCGTCAGCCGTCTTCGACCACTTCCTCCAGCGCAGCGGCCTACTCAGCGAACCGGCCCCGGGAACGGTGGACTTCATCCACCGCACCTTCCAGGACTTCCTGGGCGCGCGGGCCGCGGTCGAGGAGGGCGACTTCGGGCTGCTCGCCAGTCATGCCGCCGACGACCAGTGGGAGGACGTCATCCGCATGGCCGTCGCGCTGGCCCGGCCCCGCGAGCGGGTGACCCTCTTCGAGGGCCTGTTGAGCCTCGGTGACCGCACCGGAGACCGCCGCGTGCACCTCCTCGCCGCCGCATGTCTGGAGCACGCCACGACGCTTGAGCCGGCGGTCCGCGAAGCGGTGGAGGGACGCATCACCCGGCTGATCACGCCGCGCGACAGGTTCGATGCCCGCGACTTGGGTACTTGGGGGCCACTGGTCCTGGACCTTCTGCCCGGCCCCGACGGCCTGGACGAATCGGACTGCTACTACACCGTCATCGCTGCTTCCAGGGTCGCGTCCGATGCCGCCATACCCTTCTTGGCCCGCTACTCCGGACACCCCTCCCTCAAGGTGCGCAGCCAGCTCATGTGGGCCTGGTCCCGGTTCGACAGCGCCCTGTACGCGGATGAGGTCATCGCACACCTCGACCCGGACGGTCTCGACTACAGCATCACCTCCGACGCGCAGCTGCTCCATCTGGAGCGTCTGAACCTCCGCGCGAAGGCGCTGGACGTCAGGAAGGCCGTGTCCGTGGAGGCGCTCACGTCGCACCTTTCCCGGAACAAGATCACGAAGCTCCAGCTGACGAGTCTCCCGCTGACGGATCTGGAATTCCTGCGGGCCCAATCGGACCTCACATCGTTCTCGGCCCTCAGCTGCCCCGCACTCGCGGACCTTTCCCCTCTCATCGGGCTTCCGATCAGCCGCCTGGCCATCGAGGGCTCGACCACCATGGACCTGAGCCCGCTGAACCGGCTGCCGACGCTGACGCACCTCTGGCTCTCCGGCGGCGTACCGCTGGACTGGTCCCCGGAATCCCTCCACCCGCGCGCCCCCCTGCACCACCTGAACATGACGGAGGGAGCCGTCTCGGAGCAGGGCCTGAAGGGACTCTCCCGCTTCGCCGCCCTGACGTCCCTCACCTACCGGTCCGACCGGACATCCGCCGAGGACTGGCAGGAGATGGCAGAGCTGCCCGCACTCCGAACCCTCGCACTGGAGGCCGTCTCGCTGGAGACCCTTCCCCCGGACGTCGTCCTGGCACAGGTCACCGCCCTCGCCCTCCACGACGACGGCGGTACATCCGCCGCACAGCAGGTGCTCGACCGACTGCCGCACGCCTTCCCCGCTCTCGTCTCCGGTGTGTACTCGGGGGCCCTCACGCCCGGCCTCGACGTCTCCCCACTGGGGGACATCGTCAGCCTGGAGTCTTTCGATATCGACCTGCCCACCGACATGCTTCAAGGCGTCGCATCACTGCCCTCCCGCCTCACGATCTCCCAAGAGCGCTGA
- a CDS encoding TetR/AcrR family transcriptional regulator: MADRRTAIMEGAARVIARRGVRGLRVEELAAEAGVSTALIYYHFKDRAGILRATLEFINDRAGRYTTERDPADPPLDPMGELEQTLLLEFQDDPAVRENSTAWGELRASAVFDPDLREDLAGATLVWIQEVSELLGQVRPMAGAGALSSAAERLTALVEGLSSRWLSGSLPLTHARELMVSSIAAELDRLSRA; the protein is encoded by the coding sequence GTGGCTGATCGTCGAACGGCAATCATGGAAGGCGCCGCGCGGGTCATCGCCCGGCGCGGCGTCCGCGGCCTGCGCGTGGAGGAGCTCGCGGCCGAGGCCGGGGTGTCCACGGCGTTGATCTACTACCACTTCAAGGACCGCGCGGGGATCCTCCGCGCCACCCTGGAGTTCATCAACGACCGCGCCGGCCGGTACACCACGGAGCGGGACCCCGCCGATCCCCCGCTCGACCCCATGGGCGAGCTGGAGCAGACGCTCCTGCTGGAGTTCCAGGACGACCCCGCGGTACGGGAGAACAGCACGGCCTGGGGAGAGCTGCGGGCCAGCGCGGTGTTCGACCCCGACCTGCGGGAAGACCTCGCCGGCGCCACCCTCGTGTGGATCCAGGAAGTGAGCGAGCTGCTCGGGCAGGTCCGCCCCATGGCCGGAGCCGGCGCCCTGTCGAGTGCCGCCGAGCGGCTGACCGCCCTGGTGGAGGGGCTGAGCTCGCGCTGGCTCAGCGGCAGCCTGCCCCTGACGCACGCCCGTGAGCTGATGGTGTCGTCCATCGCCGCCGAGCTGGACCGCCTCTCCCGCGCCTGA
- a CDS encoding agmatine deiminase family protein, with the protein MPDSPDDSRSLLGRLFGSNPSRRIVLGAAGLGAAGVAVGTAAAAVPGAVRAPSAGVQRWRVDLDDVPHTRTWMSWPSRSSIWGGRALAGVQEDIALIAKTIARYEPVIMCAPDSSTAATARSWCGPGATVTTAIGTDDLWMRDIAPVFRRDGRGGLDAIGLNFNGWGNKQAHSYDAHVAESVAYEAHLPFGKTDFVGEGGSIETDGDGTVMATESSLVNKNRNRGWSRAEVEDAVLHAYGADKMIWVPGIKGKDITDDHIDVTSRFIRPGVVMVQVPPASRDDVWARDARQQFAILSAATDARGRRLTVIKVDGPDTVRSKNPDFVDSYMNFHVVNGAVITAQFGDSVKDAAAKRTLAAAFPGRTVVQLDVDRLMAGGGGIHCSTMAEPRP; encoded by the coding sequence ATGCCCGACTCCCCCGACGACAGCCGCTCCCTCCTCGGCCGGCTGTTCGGCTCCAACCCCTCCCGCAGGATCGTCCTGGGGGCCGCCGGACTCGGAGCGGCCGGGGTCGCGGTCGGCACCGCGGCCGCCGCGGTCCCGGGCGCGGTCCGGGCGCCGAGCGCGGGGGTGCAGCGCTGGCGGGTGGACCTCGACGACGTTCCCCACACCCGCACCTGGATGTCCTGGCCCTCGCGCTCGTCCATCTGGGGCGGCCGCGCGCTGGCCGGGGTCCAGGAGGACATCGCGCTGATCGCGAAGACGATCGCGCGCTACGAGCCCGTCATCATGTGCGCACCGGACTCCTCGACGGCCGCCACCGCCCGCTCCTGGTGCGGCCCGGGCGCGACCGTGACCACCGCCATCGGCACCGACGACCTCTGGATGCGCGATATCGCCCCGGTCTTCCGCCGGGACGGCCGCGGCGGGCTCGACGCGATCGGCCTGAACTTCAACGGCTGGGGCAACAAGCAGGCCCACTCCTACGACGCCCACGTCGCGGAGAGCGTCGCGTACGAGGCCCATCTCCCCTTCGGCAAGACCGACTTCGTCGGCGAGGGCGGGTCGATCGAGACCGACGGCGACGGAACCGTGATGGCCACGGAGAGCAGCCTCGTCAACAAGAACCGCAACCGGGGCTGGAGTCGCGCCGAGGTCGAGGACGCGGTCCTGCACGCGTACGGCGCCGACAAGATGATCTGGGTGCCGGGCATCAAGGGCAAGGACATCACCGACGACCACATCGACGTGACCTCCCGCTTCATCCGCCCCGGTGTGGTCATGGTCCAGGTGCCGCCGGCGAGCCGCGACGACGTCTGGGCGCGCGATGCCCGCCAACAGTTCGCGATCCTCTCGGCGGCCACGGACGCCCGGGGCCGGCGGCTGACCGTCATCAAGGTCGACGGTCCCGACACCGTGCGGTCGAAGAACCCCGATTTCGTCGACTCGTACATGAACTTCCACGTGGTCAACGGGGCCGTCATCACCGCCCAGTTCGGCGACTCCGTCAAGGACGCGGCGGCGAAGCGGACCCTGGCGGCCGCCTTCCCCGGGCGGACCGTGGTGCAGCTCGACGTCGACCGGCTGATGGCCGGGGGCGGCGGCATCCACTGCTCGACGATGGCCGAACCGCGCCCGTAG
- a CDS encoding urease subunit gamma, with translation MRLTPTERDRLLIFTAAELARARRARGVKLNVPEATALITDTVCEAARDGRRLAEAIAAGRHALSAEEVLPGVPDVVTSIQVEAVFDDGTRLCVIDDPFRQEGSLGADAPGAGLPGDGEGYGPAAPTVRLAVRNTSSVPISVTSHFHFFESNPRLAFDRAAAYGTRLAVPAGSSVRFDVGATVVVDLLPIGGARVAIGFAGLVDGPLDAPGAREAALAKARATGYLTSYEDSANSSKEQAQGQEQA, from the coding sequence ATGCGACTGACACCGACCGAGCGGGACCGGCTGCTGATCTTCACGGCGGCGGAACTGGCCCGCGCCCGCCGCGCGCGCGGCGTGAAGCTCAATGTCCCCGAAGCCACCGCGCTGATCACCGACACGGTGTGCGAGGCGGCGCGGGACGGCCGCCGGCTGGCCGAGGCGATCGCTGCGGGCCGCCACGCACTCAGCGCCGAAGAGGTGCTGCCGGGGGTCCCCGACGTGGTCACCTCGATCCAGGTCGAGGCCGTTTTCGACGACGGTACGAGGCTCTGCGTCATCGACGACCCCTTCCGGCAGGAAGGCTCGCTCGGGGCCGACGCCCCGGGCGCCGGTCTGCCGGGTGACGGCGAGGGCTACGGCCCCGCCGCGCCGACCGTGCGCCTGGCCGTACGGAACACGTCGAGCGTGCCCATCAGCGTCACCTCGCACTTCCACTTCTTCGAGTCGAACCCGCGCCTCGCCTTCGACCGCGCCGCCGCCTACGGCACCCGGCTCGCCGTGCCGGCCGGCTCCTCGGTGCGCTTCGACGTCGGCGCCACCGTCGTGGTGGACCTGCTGCCCATCGGCGGGGCGCGCGTCGCCATCGGTTTCGCCGGTCTCGTCGACGGCCCCCTCGACGCGCCCGGCGCGCGCGAGGCCGCCCTGGCCAAGGCCCGGGCCACGGGATACCTCACCTCGTACGAGGACAGCGCGAATTCGTCCAAGGAACAGGCACAAGGACAGGAGCAGGCATGA
- a CDS encoding urease subunit alpha, translating to MTVHGPRAGDRIRLGDSGLIVRVESDSQRPGDEFLAGFGKTARDGLHLKAAAVRDTCDIVISNALVIDAVLGIRKTSIGIREGRIHAIGRAGNPDTLDGVDVVVGTGTTIVSGEGMIVTAGAIDTHVHLLSPRIMEASLASGVTTIIGQEFGPVWAVGVNSPWALKHAFNAFDAWPVNIGFLARGSSSDPAPLIEALAEGGASGFKVHEDMGAHTRALDTALRVAEEHDVQVALHTDGLNECLSVEDTLRVLDGRTIHAFHIEGCGGGHVPNVLKMAGVENVIGSSTNPTLPFGRDALGEHFGMIVSAHDLKVDLPGDAAMARDRIRAGTMGAEDLLHDLGVIGITSSDAQGMGRAGETVRRTFAMAGKMKTELGPLDGEGSYGTAESGDDNERVLRYMAKLTINPAIAHGLSHEVGSIEVGKLADLVMWWPEYFGAKPQLVLKGGFPAYGVTGDPNASTDRCEPLVLGPQFGAYGATAADISVAFVAEAAVQNGDMMPTRRRRVAVRGTRGIGPKHMLRNSRTGSVDVHPGTGLVSLDGEPLVSEPADSISLGRLYFL from the coding sequence ATGACCGTCCACGGCCCCCGGGCCGGCGACCGGATCCGGCTCGGCGACTCCGGGCTCATCGTCCGGGTCGAGTCCGATTCGCAGAGGCCCGGGGACGAGTTCCTGGCCGGCTTCGGCAAGACGGCCCGCGACGGACTGCACCTGAAGGCCGCCGCCGTCCGCGACACCTGCGACATCGTCATCAGCAACGCCCTGGTCATCGACGCCGTCCTCGGCATCCGCAAGACCAGCATCGGCATCCGCGAAGGGCGCATCCACGCCATAGGCCGGGCCGGCAACCCCGACACCCTCGACGGGGTCGACGTCGTGGTCGGCACGGGGACGACCATCGTCTCCGGCGAGGGCATGATCGTCACGGCCGGCGCCATCGACACCCACGTCCACCTGCTCTCCCCGCGGATCATGGAAGCCTCCCTGGCCTCCGGGGTCACCACGATCATCGGCCAGGAGTTCGGCCCGGTCTGGGCGGTCGGGGTCAACTCGCCGTGGGCGCTCAAGCACGCCTTCAACGCCTTCGACGCCTGGCCCGTCAACATCGGCTTCCTGGCCCGCGGTTCCTCCTCGGACCCGGCCCCGCTGATCGAGGCCCTCGCCGAAGGCGGCGCCTCCGGCTTCAAGGTCCACGAGGACATGGGCGCGCACACCCGCGCCCTGGACACCGCCCTGCGCGTGGCCGAGGAACACGACGTACAAGTCGCCCTGCACACGGACGGGTTGAACGAGTGCCTGTCCGTCGAGGACACCCTGCGGGTGCTGGACGGCCGGACCATCCACGCCTTCCACATCGAGGGCTGCGGCGGCGGCCACGTCCCCAACGTCCTGAAGATGGCCGGCGTGGAGAACGTCATCGGCTCTTCGACGAACCCCACCCTGCCCTTCGGCCGGGACGCGCTCGGCGAGCACTTCGGCATGATCGTCTCGGCGCACGACCTGAAGGTCGACCTGCCCGGCGACGCCGCCATGGCCCGCGACCGGATCCGCGCCGGGACGATGGGGGCCGAGGACCTCCTGCACGACCTCGGGGTCATCGGGATCACCTCCTCCGACGCCCAGGGCATGGGCCGCGCGGGCGAGACCGTACGCCGCACCTTCGCCATGGCCGGGAAGATGAAGACCGAGCTCGGCCCGCTGGACGGCGAGGGCTCCTACGGCACGGCGGAGAGCGGCGACGACAACGAGCGCGTGCTGCGCTACATGGCCAAGCTGACCATCAACCCGGCCATCGCCCACGGCCTGTCCCACGAGGTCGGCTCCATCGAGGTCGGCAAGCTCGCGGACCTGGTGATGTGGTGGCCGGAGTACTTCGGCGCCAAGCCCCAACTGGTCCTGAAGGGCGGCTTCCCGGCCTACGGGGTCACCGGTGACCCGAACGCGTCGACCGACCGCTGCGAACCGCTGGTCCTGGGGCCCCAGTTCGGCGCGTACGGGGCCACCGCGGCCGACATATCCGTGGCGTTCGTCGCGGAAGCGGCCGTCCAGAACGGCGACATGATGCCCACCCGGCGCCGCCGGGTCGCGGTCCGCGGGACCCGGGGCATCGGGCCGAAGCACATGCTCCGCAACAGCCGCACCGGCAGCGTCGACGTCCATCCCGGCACGGGCCTGGTGTCGCTCGACGGGGAGCCGCTGGTCTCCGAGCCGGCCGACTCCATCTCGCTCGGCCGGCTCTACTTCCTCTGA
- a CDS encoding GNAT family N-acetyltransferase yields the protein MTDRAAGAVIVDALELVSDPERAARFAASAHRILAELVAGGAALGWVEPPGPDQVAQLLDGVVAAVRNGDAALRAACLGDRLVGLGYWQRYGRPTHRPHADLEKLAVAADAHGLGLGRALTAALVEDARKAGIEVLTLDARGDNTRALGLYASLGFTEYGRLPRFVAVGERRYDKVFCMLDFRPPVRGAASQRK from the coding sequence ATGACCGACCGGGCCGCCGGAGCGGTGATCGTAGACGCCCTGGAGCTGGTGTCCGACCCGGAGCGGGCGGCCCGGTTCGCCGCGTCGGCGCACCGGATCCTGGCCGAGCTGGTGGCCGGGGGAGCCGCGCTGGGCTGGGTCGAACCGCCCGGGCCGGACCAGGTGGCGCAGCTGCTGGACGGCGTCGTGGCCGCCGTGCGGAACGGGGACGCGGCCCTGCGCGCCGCCTGCCTCGGAGACCGGCTCGTCGGGCTCGGGTACTGGCAGCGCTACGGCCGCCCCACGCACCGGCCGCACGCGGACCTGGAGAAGCTCGCGGTCGCCGCCGATGCCCACGGGCTCGGGCTCGGCCGGGCGCTGACCGCCGCTCTCGTCGAGGACGCCCGCAAGGCCGGGATCGAGGTCCTCACGCTGGATGCGCGAGGAGACAACACCCGGGCCCTGGGGCTGTACGCCTCACTGGGCTTCACCGAGTACGGGCGGCTGCCCCGCTTCGTCGCCGTCGGCGAACGCCGCTACGACAAGGTGTTCTGCATGCTGGACTTCCGCCCGCCCGTACGAGGGGCCGCGTCTCAGAGGAAGTAG
- a CDS encoding TetR/AcrR family transcriptional regulator, translating to MSDRRTEILRAATRVIARRGVRGLRVGELAAEAGVSTSLIYYHFTDRAGILRRTLEFISDRADRYTAEREDGSDGPESPRDELKRTLLLELQDAPEVRENSTAWGELRASAVFDPDLREDVAKATHSWVHEISYLLAQARPTGTAPEHAAAAERLTALLEGLSVRWLSGSLPLDHARRLLADAIDGELAA from the coding sequence GTGTCAGACCGTCGAACGGAAATACTCAGAGCCGCCACGCGAGTGATCGCGCGCCGCGGCGTGCGCGGGCTCCGGGTGGGGGAGCTCGCCGCCGAAGCGGGCGTGTCCACCTCGCTGATCTACTACCACTTCACCGACCGCGCCGGGATCCTGCGCCGCACGCTGGAGTTCATCAGCGACCGCGCCGATCGCTACACCGCCGAACGCGAGGACGGCTCGGACGGTCCGGAGAGCCCCCGCGACGAACTGAAGCGGACCCTGCTCCTCGAACTCCAGGACGCCCCGGAGGTACGGGAGAACAGCACCGCCTGGGGTGAGCTGAGGGCCAGCGCCGTATTCGATCCCGACCTGCGCGAGGACGTGGCCAAGGCCACGCACAGCTGGGTCCACGAGATCTCCTACCTCCTCGCCCAGGCCCGCCCCACCGGCACGGCCCCCGAGCACGCGGCCGCCGCCGAACGCCTGACGGCCCTCCTCGAAGGCCTCAGCGTCCGGTGGCTGAGCGGCTCGCTGCCCCTGGACCACGCGCGCCGGCTCCTCGCCGACGCGATCGACGGGGAACTGGCCGCATGA